The region ACCCCGCGCGATCAGATGGCGCACCGGCGTTGCCAATGCAGAAGGTGACCGGCGAGGCCGATGCCGGTCGGGCTCGTAGCGGTGCCGTGGCCGGGCATCTGTTCAGCGCTGACTGGCGTCCGATGCTGGGCGATGGCGACGAATATGCATTTGAGCCGACCGGTGAGGTCGCCATGGCGTCCGTCGAGGTGCCCGTACTGTCAGATTGGTTGGCAAGCGAAAGTCGGCGGCTGTCCGTCGCCGATGTTCCCGACTGGATGCGGCCGCAACTGCTGAGGCCCGTCAGGAGGGCACAGGACAAGCTTCGGAAGCTTGGCCCAGAATTGAGCTGGTTGGCTGGAGCCACGCGCCAGGCCAGGTACACCGACGCCGAGACGCGGCTGATTCTGGATCGGGCCCTTTCTCTGCAGGTCAACTACCTGCTGGCCCGTACCGAGTATCCGGTGCGGTCGATGTCCCTGGAGCCTCATGCTATGGCGGCCTTCACCTTCGGATACGCAGAGGAGGACCTCGTCGAACTTGGCTTCGACGGCGGCAAGGGCGATGGTGGGTGCGTGGCGTCGGTGCCTCGTCGGATCCTGATGGAGTCGCCGGAGCTGATGGCGGTGGGTGAAGCTCTTGCACCCGCTGGCGCCTCAGCGTCCACGAAGCTCTTTACCGCCTGCCAGTTCGCCCAGGACTTCTCCTTCGTCGGACTCGTCGATCAACGGCGTCTCTGGAAGGAGTTTGTCCTACCCCAGACATTCGTCCGGTACCCATTGGAGCGCTTGATCATGGACGTCGGCCGGATTCAGCGATTCGGCCTCCCCTGAGAGTGTCCTGGAGCCCGACTTCTCTTCGTGATCACGCCCGCTGTACCCCGGTCGGGTGACGAGACGGCATCTCGTTGAGCGCAGGTGACGAGGCTCGCTGAACTCTACCGGGCCGCGAGATCATCGGTTTCAGCTGACCGCTGTGCTGCGGGTGAAGAGGCTTGACAGAGGCTCATCCAGGTTTAAGGCTCCTCGTTTCCACGAGGGCTGCTCCGGCGACTATCGCGCCTCACGGTAGGGGTCTCGATCGCCACGCCTAACCGCCGCCTAACTGAACGGCGTTGGTACTAGTCCGCCAGGGCGGCGCGTCGGAGCCGCCGCACGTCGGTGATCGTCATGCCGACCAGGACGGCCGCGCTCACGATCATGACGAGCCACGGGGCCAGCATGGTCAGCAGCGGCGTCGAGGCGAGTAGCAGCGCCAGCCAGGCCACGCGGGTGGGCGGGAGTTGGTCGAGGAGCACGTACTCCGAGCTCATCCGGCCGAGCACGTACAGGACCGGTCCCACGGTGAGGAGAGCGACCCAACTCGCCGGTGTGGTCCCCTGCGGGTCGTGCAGGACGAGGTCCACACCGCCGGACGTGGCGATGATGCCGGTAACGACGAAGGCGTAGATGTACGGGGCCAACAAGATCGAGGTGTGCGGACGCAGGTGCGCCGACCGGTCGACCAGCTTGTTGCTCTGTAACACGTAGAGTTGCCAGAACAGCAGCGCAATGACGACCGCGGTGAGGAACGCGACGGCACGGGCTGGGGTGTAGCTCGCGCGGCTGAATATCAACGTGGACATCAGTGCCAGCTCGCCGAGGGCGAGAATGGCGATCTGCTGGTAGCGCTCGCCGAAGTGCGTGCTCAACCGTGTGATGGGTAGCCGGCCCCGTCGAGGCGTCGGGTAGCGCAGTCCGGCGGCCAGGTAGTCGACAGCGAGCGCGCCGGCCCACAGGCCGGTGCGCCACGCGGGTCCGGCGAACCCGCCGGCGAGCCACAGGATCCCGGAGAGGACGAACCAGAAGAGGACGCGTTCCTCCCGGGCGTGCGCACGGCGTGGGCGCAGCGCGACGATCAGCAGGATCCCCCGGAGCAGATGAATGCCGACGTACGCGCCGGCGAAGAGCAGCCCGCGCCCGCCGTAGGCGGCCGGTACGGCGACCGCCATCAGGGCCACGCCGAACACCGTGCCGGCGACCACCGCCTGGACCGCCCGGAGTTGGGGATCGTAGAACTCGGTGGCGTTCACCGTCACCGACCAGGTCCACCAGGCGGCCAGCAGCAGGATGAGGGTCTGTCCCAGGCCGCCCCAGCTCGGATTCCGAGCGAACTGCATGGAGAGCTGCGCGAACACGGCGACGTAAAAGACGTCGAAGAACAGCTCCAGGAGCGTCGCCCGATTCGACGACTTGGGGCTACGTCGCGGCCCGGTCGGCTCTGTGCTCGTCATCGGTCCGCCGTTCCCGGCGCGCCCTCTGCCGACGCTTCCGCGCGAGGTCGTGACGATCCCGAGGCGACGCCGTGAGACCCAACGCCGAGGGCTTGTCGCACACGGCGATCAACGAGCGAGGTAACCGGAGGTTACCCGCCGGTCCTGGAGCTGCCGCATCGTCGGCACGGTGCCGCTCGGCATGTTTCCGAAGTCGAGGACGATCATGCGGGTGGGCGTTGTGGCGGAGATCGTGTCCGCCTGCCAGGTGTGGCCGGTCGGGGTGCGCGCGGCACCTTGTCCGGTCCGAAGGTGCGCTGGGATGCCTACTCGTCACGAGCGGAATGGCCGGGATCTGGGGCTCTTCGACTCGGCGTGGTAATCAACGAAGAGGGTGTCCCTGCCGGCGGCTTCGATAGCCGTGACCAGGTCACACCGTAGAGCGCGATCCAGTCGGTCGGCTGCGTGCAGATCGACGTACGGGGAGGCTTGCCGCTCTACGCTCCCGTCCTCCGTCTCGGTGACGACGCCGACGCCATGCCTCTCTCGACGCTCGGCTCGTACTCGCGGCAGGACGCCGAGCGCGTAATCGAACAGCTGCGGAGCCTCAAGGTCGGCGCCACACCATCCTGAACGGGATGCAAAGGCGGGCGCCCGACCAGCGGCATGAGAGTGCGCGTGGAGCCTTTGGCGCCGGTGGGCAGGGTCGACAAGGATTTTGGGTTATCCGCAGGTCGCTGCGGCCTCGTGCCGGCGGTGCCGGTTATGTCGACAGGATTGCTTTGGCTAGGGACTCCGGGCTGGTCAGCAGGGCCTCGTGGCCGCCGGGCACGAGGACCGGTTGCACACCGACCCGGGCTGCGAGTTCGGTGCCGGGGGCGGCCAGCGCTGTGTCGTCCTCAGCCAGCACGTAGGTGATCGGCAGGCCGAGCGTGTGCACTCCCGGAAGATCCAGCGCGTCCAGCATGTAGCCGCCGGGTTGCGGCATGAGCTGGTCGAAGACGAGCCGCTGCAGCGGCTCGGGCTGGCCGGGCATCAGGCTCTGCTGAAAGGTGACGAAGTCAAGTCCGATGGTGCCGTCGGGTGAAGCGGCGACAGTGTCGGTGATGAAGCCCTCCATCGGTCCCATCGCTGCGGCCATCGATTCGCCCGGCCGCGGAATGAAGGCGCTGAAGTAAGCGAGGCCGGCGAGCCGGTCGCCCAGCCTGTGGGCGGCGCCGGTGATCGGGATGCCGCCCCAGCTGTGTCCGACCAGGACTACCTCCCGCAGGTCCCGGCGTTCGACCTCGGCGACGATGTGGTCGACTGCGTCGCTCAGCCGTAGTCCGGCCGTGTCGTCGCCCAGGCTCAGGCCGGGCATGGTGAGTGCGGTGGCGCCGTGGCCGGCCTCGCGGATCCGGTGTCCGACCGGGTGCCAGGACCAGCCACCGTGCCAAGCGCCGGGGATGAAAACGTAGTGCATCAGACCTCCCATGATTGATCAGAGCGCACTCTAGCGAGTGAAGGCCGCTACATTGTTATGATGAAGGTCATGTCGCCCACCCGCCGCGCCGAATACGCCGCCCAGACCCGACAGGCGATCCTCGAAGCGGCCCGGTCCCTGTTCACGACTCAGGGCTATTTCGCGACGAGGGTCGAGCAGATCGCCGGCGCCGCCCGCGTCGCTCCAGCCACGGTGTACGCCGTCGGCGGCGGCAAGAGTGGCCTGCTGCGCACACTGATCGAGTCCGCCGTGAATTCGCCGGAGAATGCCCGGATCCTCGCGGAGATCGAGTCCGCCACCGATCCGCAGGGCCTGATAGCTCTGATCGTCGCCACGTCCGGGGCGAAGTTTGGACAGTGGGCACCGCTGATGCGCCAGGTCGTCGCCGCAGCGCCCCAGGAACTGGCGGTCCGCGAGAGCATGGAGATCGCCCACGGGGGGCTGCGTGGTGGACTGCGGCATACAGCCGGTCGCCTGGCCGCACTGGGCGCCCTCCGCGACGGCCTGGACGCGGCTCAGGCCGCCGACATCCTCTGGCTCTATCTGTGCAACGCCGCCTATTTCGTCCGGACCGACGACCTCGGCTGGCCGCTCGAGAGATCTGAAGCCTGGCTCAACGCGGTGCTGCGCCGCGAACTCTTGCGCCCCTGATCAGCCTGGCCGCTCGGCGGTCATGGACACCGGGCGCTCGAGTGCCTGGTCAACGCTGAGATTTGCAGGTCCGATCCGGCGAACCGCTCGGAGCGCTCATGCCGATTACGACACGTCCGCTTATCGGCAAAGCCGTGAGCGGCTAATCACGTTCCGGAGGCCATGTAGGCGGCGAGGATGTAGTTGGGGTGCCGGTCGAGGTTCTTGCGGGCCCGGTCATAGCGCATGGTGGTCCGTGGGTCGGCGTGGCGGGCGGCAATCTGCACATCGCGGAGGCTGACGCCGGCGTCGAGCATGGTCGTCACGAACGTGTGCCGCAACATGTGGGGGTGCATCCTCGGCATCCGGATGCCCGCTGTGTGGGCGAGGTGCGAGATGCGCGGTGGCGGATAGCGAGGCCAGATCATCAACCCGCGAGCTTCCGCCTGGGCTCGCTCGGGGCCAGCGTACGGTCACCGCAAGCGCGCGACCTGCGGCAAATCCGGATGTCGGATCGTGAGGGTGTCAGGCATCATCATCGCGTGGATAGCCGCCGAACGATCGTCCTGGTCGATGACCTCCGCTCGTTCGTGGATGGCCGTAGCGCCGAGGTGGCCCGCACCAGCACCGCCGGAGTTCAACTCCTCGATCGGTACCGGGACCGGCGCCTGGACGAACTGTGGCTTGACCACGATCTAGGCGGGGACGACACGATCTGGCCGGTCGTGGAGGTCCTGGAACGGGCCGCCTTCGACAAGCGCCCCTTTGACGTCGGCGTCATCAGCGTCCACTCCGCCAACCCGGCCGGCGCCGCGAAGATCGCCCAGGTCTTGCGGCACTGGGGATATCGCGTCCACCTCGCGTCGGGCTCCACAGACGTCGGCTATCTCGACGCCCCGGTCGTGAGCTGACCAGCCCGAGGGCGCCGCCCGACAGCTGTCACACCCGGACGGCGGCAGATGCCGGCGTTCAACGAGTTGGTTTCGTCGTCGACGATTAATGGGTAATGGTCCATCCATCAGATCTCCTCGGCTTGAATGATGATCGCGAGCTGGCATGATTGACGTCGTGCCCGAGCCGGTGTTCCGCTACCATGCCGATCCCCTATCGACAGGTTCGGCAGTGCGGAGCGACCACATCTGCAGTGCTTGCGGCCTTCATCGGGACGTGCGCTAAAACGGCCCCATCTATGGCAGGCAGCCTGAAAGCCTATGCATGCACTGCATCCGCTCCGGCGAAGCGGCCACGGCTCTGGGAACCATCGCCCCGGCGATGGACGAAGGCATGAACGCCCAGTTCAGCGATGCCGTCGATGTGCCGGACGACGTACCGGTTCACATAGTCGAGGAGGTCACGCAGCGGACGCCCGGCTTCTACGGATGGCAGCAATCATCGTGGCTGTACCACTGCGGTGACGCCGCTGCGTTCCTCGGACCAGCCGGCTACAGCGACCTAACGACCTACCCAGATGCCCTCGCCATGGTTCGCGACAGCTGCTATCAGCTCGGCTGGTCACAGCAAGAGACCGAGGCGTTCCTGCCTCAGCTGGACCGCGCCAGCGAGCCGACGGCGTACCTCTTCCGGTGCCTGCATTGCGGTGCTCATCTCGCGTCTTGGGATATCGGCTGACCGCACTTCACGCCAGGGCAAGCCCCGGGGACGGGGGCGCGCCGAGAACGACCGCAAGCTCCGACGCCCGGCGCGCCGTACGACCGGCGGCAGATCCGGATGTCCCGGTGGACGGAGAGGCAGTCGGGGCTACCGTGTCAGCTGCTGATCCGCCCCGCCAGCACGCCCAGTGTTGCAGTGGAAGGAATTACATGTGGGTATGGAGTTGATCGGTCGCCGGCTGTCGAGCGACGAGTTGCAAGCGGTGCTGAATAATCCGGAGGCTGTCGGCGCCCTGCTCTATGGCGATCTGGACGATGACGATGCGGAGATGCCCGATCCCGAGCTGGATCTGGGTAAGTCCTGGCACGCCGTCCACTACCTAATCACTGGTTCTGCTTGGGGCCTCGGCGACGGTGCGGCCGGTGCGGCGATCCTCGGCGGTGCCGAGATCGGCGAAGACGGTGGCTATGGTCCGGCCCGGCTGCTCGGCCCGGATGCCGTCCGCGCCGTCGCCACCGAACTGAACGCGCTGGATGTCGAGACACTTCGCACCCGGTACGACGCGGATGCGATGGCGACCGCCGACATCTACCCGATCGGCTGGACCAATGACGAAGCCGAGTTCGACAACCTCGTCGTGCACCTCGTCGAGCTGAGCCAGTTCTATCGGACCGCAGCCGACAACGGCCAGGCGGTGCTCCTCGCCATCACCTGACCCCCTCGAACGGGTTCGGCGAAGCTTGCGGACCAGCATCCATCGGCCATGACCCCAGGCCGTTGTCCACCGCCGAGGCTCGAACGCCCTCAACTCGGGTTCGACCGACGACGGTAAGTCCGGCCACGAAGCGTGACGGCTCCGAGTGGGCGGTGTGCTCAGTCGGCGGCGTTTCCGGACGTCGGCCGACAACGAAGGCGGACCACGGGGCGTGACGGCTGCCGACGGGGCTGGCGCACACGATCGGCGGCAGATCCGGATGCTTGGTCAAACCGGCCAGTTGCGCCGAGGCGATGGTGATGGGCCGTGTCCGCTTGCGTCTCAGACGGCAGGAACGTGGGTAGGAAGATCCGACCACGACGGGCGACTTCAGGGGAGAGCGTGATCATGGTTCGCACCGCGATCGTTACCGGCGCCGGCAATGGATTGGGACGCGAAGTCGCGCTTGGCCTTGCCCACGCTGGTTATGCCATCGTCGTAGCCGATCTCGATGAGCGAGCCGCGCAGGCGTGTGGAGGCCTGATCGAGGCGCGCGGATTGCCGGCACAAGCGTTAGGCGCCGATGTACGAGAGCGTGGTGACATGAACCGCATCGTTGCGGCAGCCCAGAAGCTCGGCGGGCCTCACGTGCTCGTCAACAATGCCGGCGGCTGGACCCCGCAGCGGCAGTATCCGCAGGCGGCTCCCGCCGAGTGGGCCGCGACGATCAGCCTGAACCTCACCGCCCCGATGCTCCTCAGTCAGCTCGTTCTGGACCCCATGCGGGAACAGGGTGGTGGCGCGATCATCAACATCGCATCCAGCGGGGGCATTGGCTTCGAGTCCTACGGCTCGCCCGAGTACGGGGCCGCCAAGGCTGGTCTGATTCGCTTCACCGCCAGTCTGGCCAGCTTGGAAAGTAGCCATGGGGTCCGGATGATGTGCGTAGCGCCAGACTGGATCGGGCTGAGCCGAGCCCAGGCCCAGTGGGAGCGCATGAGTGCCGACGAACGTGCGGCATCTCGCCCATTGATTCCTCCGGCCGAAGTTGTCTCCGTCGTCTTGAATCTCATCCAAGCGGGAGTCGGTGGAACCGTGGTGGAAATGTGGGGAGGCGATCAGCCTGTCGTGCACGCCCCGTAGACCCGCGTTGGGGCATCCGCAATTCGACACGAGCGGACGCCTCACCCAGCGGCAGCTGGCTACGCTCCGTGACGGACGGTTGGCGGCAGATCCGTGCATCGGCGGCTAGGACGCCGATCGATGTGGCAAGATCCGGCCGTGAATAGATTCGCGCAACCGCTCGACGGCATGAATGCACTGGTTGTCGGAGGTGGGGGCGCAGGAATCGGGCGTGCAGTCTCGCGTGCGTTCGCCGGGGCTGGTGCGGCTGTCGCTGTCGCTGACATCGATCCGGGCCGGGCGAGAGGGGCCGTCGAGGAGTTGACCGGATTGGGCGCCCGTGCTGTTCCGCTTGTCGGCGACGTACGGTCCCGATCGACGGTCGACGCATTCGTTGCCGGCGCCGTCGCCGAGTTCGGCCGGCTCGACACGCTCGTGACCGTCGTGGGCGGGCAGGTCGCGTTCGTGCCGGCGGTACGGCTGCACGAGATGAGCGACGATGACTGGGATCTGGCGTATGAGATGAACCTCGGCTATGTGGCGCGCGCGGCCCGCGCGGCCATCCGTGCCTTCCTGGCCCAGGGACAGGGCGGATCCATCGTGAGCATCGGTTCGGTCACCGGCGTCATGGCCGCGCCCATGCAGGCCGGGTACGGGGCGGCCAAAGCCGGCCTCGCCAGCCTCGCCAGGACCGTCGCTGCGGAGTACGCCGGCGACGGGATCCGCATGAACGTCGTGGCGTGCGGCGCCATCGCAACGGCGGTGGCAAATGCCACGCAGCCCGCCGAGGGGGTGCCCGAGATTCCGATGCGCCGGCTCGGTGTTCCCCACGACGCCGCGGCGGCGGCTGTCTACCTGGCCTCGCCGCTTTCGTCCTACGTGACCGGGCAGAGCCTTGTCGTCGATGGGGGTGTGACGGTGCGAGGCCCGTTCTCCGCCTGACGCGGTCTCCGAGGAGACGTTGCGGCCGGTCGACCCCACGTGCGGAGGCGGTCCGGCCGCCCACCATCCGTGGCGATGAGCGTACGACGTGATCGGGCGGGCCGGCGGCCGGCTGTCAGCAGACCGTTCGGCGCTACCGGGCTGTCGCTCTGGCTGCCGTTGGTGCGTGACAGCGTCCAATACGATGCAGGAGTGACCGAGTCGGACCTGCGCCCTGCCAAGAAGCCGTGGTTGCCGCCCCGTTGGTTCATTCGGATGTTCTGGTCGGCCCATCGGGGCGTGTTCCGCCGATCCGGCGGCCGCGTCGGACTGTCGCGTCCGCGCGGTAACCGTTACGGAATGCTGCGCCTGACCACCGTCGGGCGGCGCACCGGCCAACAGCGCAGCGTGATCCTCGGATACTTCGAGGACGACACGAACCTGGTCTCGCTGGCCATGAACGGGTGGGGGGATCCCGAGCCAGCCTGGTGGCTCAATCTGCAGGCGCACCCGGACGCGACCGTCGACCTGGTCGACGGGCCGCGGCTGGTGCGCGGCCGTGCTGCGACAGGCGACGAACGGTCGCGGCTGTGGGCCCGCTGGCGTGAGATCGACAAGAACCTGGATGGATACGCCGCGCGGCGGTCATCCGAGACTGCGGTGGTGGTCCTGACGCCCCGGCCCGACACGGCTGAGGCGTCACGGGACTGAGGTTCCCCCGGTTTGCCGGAGGGTTGGTTACCTGGCGCTGGTGGGCTCAGGCTGAACCTTAGCCGTCTGGCCTTGTCGGGCCTCGTGCGCCGGCCGCGATGTGCTCGCCAACCTCGTACAGCGCGACGTACAGATCCTCGGCGGTTGCGCGGTCGAGCCGCAGAACGATGTCGTCCCCCATGCGCAGACCCTAAGCGCACGCCGGGCGGCACCGGCTGGCCAAAGTCGGGTGCGAGTGTCTGCCGTGATCCACGCCTGCGGATGCCGTGTTAGATCACTCCAAGCAAGGGCTAGCGGACTCCGCGTCGTCCCACTTCTTTGTGGACGCGGAAGGCAAGGGCGTTCCGGATCCACGAGCCAGATGAACGTGACCTAGTTGAGTTAGAACAAGACAAGTTCTCCCGGCATCGGCTCATCCGACGGGCCGCCGAGGGCGCCGGCAGCTCTCGGGCCGCGATGACAGTCGGGTGATCCGCTTCTTTGACGGCTTCTAGCCAGGGCGGCATCGGCCGGAACCGGTCGCCCCGCTTGTTGATCGGCCGATAGCTGATGTCCGCCGCTGCGGCATGCAACGACCGTAGGAGCGCGTCGTCGAGCGGCGGTAGCCCGAGAGCCTCCCGCGGGCGGTTACGGTCGTCGTCGAGTTCGGGCCAGCGCGGGACTGGGGGAGCGGGGCGGTTCTGCACTGCGATCGACATCGCTCTATGTTGCCTGGCAACCCCGCAGTGCAGAGCAGTACGTCGATGCCTTGTGACCTTCGTGAATTCCGGCAACAGGCCGCCGGACACAGCGAGCACCATTCAGGCGGCGAGGAGCGCGCTCAGCGGACCGGCAGCGCCCTTGTGCCACCGCCCTTGATCGAGCGAGTCACCTTCGGGCCTCCTGACCAGTAGAAGCATCGGATTCCCCGGTCGCCGCGCGCCCACGCCTCCTCGGCCGGCACCAGGTACGAGGTGCCCGTGCGGTAGCGCAGCGTGCTGTCAACCGGGACCTTGGCATACCGGGCCACGAGGGTCCGGCACTTCGCGTGCACGCCGTCCTCGTCGCGGTCCGCGTCCGCGTACGAGGTGTCGGGCGCCGTCCATGAGCCGACGTACTCGAAGGTGTGCGGCCGGGCGCAGGTGCTCTGCTCGAATTTGCCGTACCGGTCCTCGTTCAGGCACCCGAAGGCCAGCGGTGACGTGCCCTTCAGTTCGTCCCGCAGGCTGCCGGTGTGCTGCACCGGGTGGTCGTCCGGATGCCGTTGCGCCGAGCCGCCGTCGGCGGTGTCCAGCTCAAAGATGTCGCACCGGAACCAGCGACTGCCACCCTGCCATCCGCCCGGAGACGGGGGCGCGACCTGTACCGTCAGACGAGCGCCACGCCAGTCGCCACCGACGAACGCGGTCGCCTTCGCGTCGCATTCGGCAAACGCCGGTCGCAGCACTGCCGAGCCCACCGGCGGCGGGGTTTCCCGTTCGGCTACCGCGCCGGTGAACGTGCCCAGGTGAAAGGTCTCCAGCAGGTGCTGCCGCGCACAGTCGACCGGGTGGTAGCTGGTCAGGTAACTCGACGGTTCGGGATCCACGTGGCAGTCGCCCGCCTTCGGGGTGAACTGCACGGCCGCCGCGGCGGGCGGCCAGTCGTCGGTCAGGTCGCCGTCCAGCCCTGCCGGTGCCCGGCACCCCGCCATCGCCGTCACCCCGGCCAGGGCGGCCACCGCCACCCATACCCGCCACCGTCGCATGTCGCCCTCCCCGTCGTGCCGCGGCAGCATATGCCACCCGGAGGCATCGCTAAGGTCCCCGTCCGCCGTGCGAGCGCACCAGCGCTCACAGCCCTTGAAAACCATCAGTTCGCGAAGATCCAGGGCTCAGGCGATGGCTGACCGCAGGAGCGGGGGAGACGGCCGAGCGGTGCCCGCCCCCGGAACGTGACCACGGCGGGCAGGTCGACGAGTTGTTGCGGGTCAGGACGTTTCAAGGCGCGCTGCGCGTCACCGGATCTCGTTGTGGGGGTGGTCGCTGTCGTAGGCCTGGCGGGCCTGGGAGATGGCTGTGCGGTGTGCCAGTGACCAGTCGGCGAGTGCTTTGACGAGGTGGGTGAGGCTCGCGCCGGTTTCGCTGAGGCGGTAGTCGACCTGGGTGGGCACGGTCGGGTACGCGGTCCGAAGGACGAGGCCGTCTCGTTCCAGGCGGCGCACCGTGAGGGTCAGCATGCGCTGGGAGATTCCGTCGATGGCGCGCTGGAGTTGGCGGAAGCGTCGCGGTCCGTTGGCGAGTTCGACGATCACGAGAACCGACCACTTGTCGCCCACCCGGTCAAGAACGTCTCGGATGCCGCAATCTGGGTGATCCGGCTGTCCGCATGGTTCGAGCTCGGCGGCTCCCGCGGTTACTTCGGTGTGCGTTAGTGACACGAGACTGCCTCCTTGTGAGCCGCCGGGCGCGGGTTCAGGATCTCACCGTAGTTACTGAAGAGAACCACGGTGGGAGACCGAACAGTAATGATCATGGTGACCGGCGCCAACGGACAGCTCGCATCCCGCACACTCGCAGCGCTCGGCGAGCGAGAGGTGCCCGCCCTGGCAGGCAGTTCCACTCCCGCCGGCGCGCAGCGCCACCTTGACTTCGACGATCCCGCAACCCTCGACCTCACCGGCGTTTCGACCCTGGTCCTCGTCTCGGCCGGGTATGCCGAGGACGACCAGGTCATCGCGCGTCACCGGACTCTTCTCGACGCTGCGGCTCGCGACGGCGTGGCCCACGTGATCTACACCAGCCTGACCGGCGCGGGGGACCACCTCGGGTTCGCACTCGCCCATCGGGTCACCGAGCAGATGATCAAGTCCAGCGGGCTCGCGTGGACCATCCTTCGCAACGGGCTCTACGCCGAGCTCTTCGGTGCATTGCTCGCCTGGACTCCTGACGGCCTGGAATCAGCGTTCGGGACCGGCGCACTGTCTGCGGTAGCGCGGGCCGACCTGGCAGCTGCCGCAGCGGCCGTGGCAAGCGAGCCCACCGCGCATCTCGGCAAGGTCTACGACCTGGTCGGGACCCCGATTACCGCTGGCGACATCGCCGACCGTCTCGGCGCCTCCCATCGCACGATCGGGCTGGGTGAGTACCGTAACCGCCTACTCGGCGACGCCAACCTGTTGCCATTTCAGCCGCCGATGCTCGTCTCAATCGCCACCAGTGTCCGCCACGGGTTGCTCAACAACACCAGCCCCGACCTCGTGCGCCTGCTGGATCGACCGCTCATAGATCCACTCACCGTCGCTGCGGATGCCGCGGCCGCCATGCGCCCAGGCACGCACTGACACAGACACTCACGGCAATGCACCTTGCGCCGCCACTGAGAACGGGCGGCCGGCGCGCGGAGACGGCTCTGGCCGACGTTGCAACCTCGGGCCACAGTTCGTCCTCGGGGTCGAGGATCCCAAGGGCCACGGCGCGGGGACCAGGAGATCTGGATGCCCGTACGGCGCCGGCGGGGTGCGGGAGCCGGACACGAGGTGCTCGATGTCCCGTACCAGCACGCACTGATGCTGCTGCAGCCGCAGGTCCCGCCCGGCTCGCCACGCCGCCTTGCACAGTGACCCGCGAGAAGGCGCGGGCGACCCCACCGGGGGCACGCGGCGTCTCGTGTCGTCTAACGCCGGGCCCACAGGTTTCTGTGGATCGATGTAGAGCGTTGTGGAAAGCGGGGTGGACTCCGCCGCAGTTCCGTCATCTGGGAGACCGATCCCACGGGCGGCGTCCTGAGCGGGCACTTCAGGCTGGAGATTTCTTCGGCGGACCCGAAGGCGTCAGCGTTGGCGTCCCCGCAGAGGCGGTAGGGCAGTTTCCGCTCATGGCCAATGGGCGGACGCGCGATCGTGGCTGGCAGCCGCGCGAAGGCAGGTGCGGCGGCTGGTCGCGACGCTGCGGATTGCTGCCGGCCAGCCGGTGACCGTCGTCGGTCAGAGGTAGTTGACGCCAGTCAGGTCCGCGGCTGCCGCCCACAGCCGCGTGCCGACAGCCGGGTCGACGGCCTCCTGGCTGAGCCGGGCCTCGGTGACTCTGCCTCGCGTCTCCCAGAGTCCGGACGGGCCGAAGAACTGGCCACCCCGCACAGCGGGCTCGGTCGCAGCGCGTAATTGCGGCAGCGCGCCCTGCGCCACCGGCTGTGTTGCCAGCAGGCCGGCCGACGCGATCAGTCGTCCGAATCGGCCACGGTGTTCCCAGGCACGCGGAGTCAGGTTGGTGCGGGTCAGACCGGGGTGGGCCAGGGCGCTGACGATCGGCGTTCCGGCGGCGCGCAGGCGGCGGTCCAGTTCGATGCCGAAGATCGTGGTGGCGAGCTTGGACCGGCCGTAGGCGGTGGCTGCCCGATAGTCGTGTTCGAACATCAGGTCGTCGAAGTCCAGGTGCGCGTTCTTGTGGGTGATCGAGCTGAGACTGACCACGCGGGCTTCCCGCGCCGCGGCCAGGTTGCCGAGCAGCAGGCCGGTCAGTACGAAGTGACCCAGCATGTTGGTGGCGAGGTGCAGCTCGAATCCGTCGGCAGAGGTGCGACGTGGGCCGAGCAGC is a window of Micromonospora sp. WMMD961 DNA encoding:
- a CDS encoding SDR family oxidoreductase produces the protein MNALVVGGGGAGIGRAVSRAFAGAGAAVAVADIDPGRARGAVEELTGLGARAVPLVGDVRSRSTVDAFVAGAVAEFGRLDTLVTVVGGQVAFVPAVRLHEMSDDDWDLAYEMNLGYVARAARAAIRAFLAQGQGGSIVSIGSVTGVMAAPMQAGYGAAKAGLASLARTVAAEYAGDGIRMNVVACGAIATAVANATQPAEGVPEIPMRRLGVPHDAAAAAVYLASPLSSYVTGQSLVVDGGVTVRGPFSA
- a CDS encoding nitroreductase/quinone reductase family protein, with the translated sequence MRDSVQYDAGVTESDLRPAKKPWLPPRWFIRMFWSAHRGVFRRSGGRVGLSRPRGNRYGMLRLTTVGRRTGQQRSVILGYFEDDTNLVSLAMNGWGDPEPAWWLNLQAHPDATVDLVDGPRLVRGRAATGDERSRLWARWREIDKNLDGYAARRSSETAVVVLTPRPDTAEASRD
- a CDS encoding septum formation family protein — translated: MRRWRVWVAVAALAGVTAMAGCRAPAGLDGDLTDDWPPAAAAVQFTPKAGDCHVDPEPSSYLTSYHPVDCARQHLLETFHLGTFTGAVAERETPPPVGSAVLRPAFAECDAKATAFVGGDWRGARLTVQVAPPSPGGWQGGSRWFRCDIFELDTADGGSAQRHPDDHPVQHTGSLRDELKGTSPLAFGCLNEDRYGKFEQSTCARPHTFEYVGSWTAPDTSYADADRDEDGVHAKCRTLVARYAKVPVDSTLRYRTGTSYLVPAEEAWARGDRGIRCFYWSGGPKVTRSIKGGGTRALPVR
- a CDS encoding helix-turn-helix domain-containing protein, yielding MSLTHTEVTAGAAELEPCGQPDHPDCGIRDVLDRVGDKWSVLVIVELANGPRRFRQLQRAIDGISQRMLTLTVRRLERDGLVLRTAYPTVPTQVDYRLSETGASLTHLVKALADWSLAHRTAISQARQAYDSDHPHNEIR
- a CDS encoding NAD(P)H-binding protein, whose amino-acid sequence is MIMVTGANGQLASRTLAALGEREVPALAGSSTPAGAQRHLDFDDPATLDLTGVSTLVLVSAGYAEDDQVIARHRTLLDAAARDGVAHVIYTSLTGAGDHLGFALAHRVTEQMIKSSGLAWTILRNGLYAELFGALLAWTPDGLESAFGTGALSAVARADLAAAAAAVASEPTAHLGKVYDLVGTPITAGDIADRLGASHRTIGLGEYRNRLLGDANLLPFQPPMLVSIATSVRHGLLNNTSPDLVRLLDRPLIDPLTVAADAAAAMRPGTH
- a CDS encoding oxidoreductase, whose product is MTGWTTDQIPDQQGRIAIVTGANSGLGLVTATELARHGAHVVLAVRRTPAGEEAARRIGGDVEVRELDLASLASVRAFAAKLAVDYPAIDLLVNNAGAVLLGPRRTSADGFELHLATNMLGHFVLTGLLLGNLAAAREARVVSLSSITHKNAHLDFDDLMFEHDYRAATAYGRSKLATTIFGIELDRRLRAAGTPIVSALAHPGLTRTNLTPRAWEHRGRFGRLIASAGLLATQPVAQGALPQLRAATEPAVRGGQFFGPSGLWETRGRVTEARLSQEAVDPAVGTRLWAAAADLTGVNYL